A region of Natribaculum luteum DNA encodes the following proteins:
- a CDS encoding helix-turn-helix domain-containing protein: protein MRYATIVLTWDDQPVHPLDDVFARSDAISVEAIRYVSPAYEGRYVELLELAGDLESARTLLADAPGVIEYDVAGDGGRGVAYVQCRTAGLVDDLLAILREHEIVLEWPMSSVDSHDARGLKLTVVGTSQAIQRAAADLPDGIDLALERLGEYEPTAGQLSGLLTERQQELLEVAVREGYYEVPRETTHRELAEQLEVAPGTVSEHLQRIEAKLIGAALE from the coding sequence ATGAGGTACGCGACGATCGTCCTGACGTGGGACGACCAGCCAGTTCATCCGCTCGACGACGTCTTCGCCCGCAGCGACGCGATCAGCGTCGAGGCGATCCGGTACGTGAGTCCGGCCTACGAGGGCCGGTACGTCGAACTGCTCGAACTCGCCGGCGACCTCGAGTCGGCGCGGACGCTCCTCGCCGACGCGCCCGGCGTCATCGAGTACGACGTCGCCGGCGACGGCGGACGGGGCGTCGCCTACGTGCAGTGTCGCACGGCCGGCCTCGTCGACGACCTGCTCGCGATCCTCCGGGAACACGAGATCGTTCTCGAGTGGCCGATGTCCTCCGTCGACAGCCACGACGCTCGCGGGCTCAAACTCACGGTGGTCGGCACGAGCCAGGCGATCCAGCGCGCCGCCGCCGACCTCCCGGACGGGATCGACCTCGCCCTCGAGCGACTGGGCGAGTACGAACCGACCGCCGGCCAGCTTTCGGGGCTGTTGACCGAGCGACAACAGGAGTTACTCGAGGTCGCGGTGCGCGAGGGCTACTACGAGGTTCCGCGGGAGACGACCCACCGCGAACTCGCCGAGCAACTCGAGGTCGCGCCGGGGACGGTGAGCGAGCACCTCCAGCGGATCGAGGCGAAGCTGATCGGGGCCGCCCTCGAGTGA
- a CDS encoding NAD-dependent epimerase/dehydratase family protein: MDSALVIGGTRFIGRHLVSELTAHDYDVTIFNRGNHDNPFADDDRVTHLEGDRTNDSALEAAAADVDPDAVFDCVAYYPRDVRAATEIFADCEAYVYVSSGAAYGREEIPKREDETPLEPCTTDQAVDDSAATYGNRKAEGDRAIFAAADRGVNAMGVRPPIVYGPHDYTERLDFWIDRVNRFDRVIVPGDGTNIWHRVYVEDVATALRTVAERGEPGELYNVGDRRITTLEEMVELIADSLDTEVEVVHAGPRELEAGGLSTDDYVLYREYPHIVSTAKLADLGWESTPLEDAMTKTVDEHLESDRDGNEYDPGREAEERVLGILDTL, translated from the coding sequence ATGGACTCTGCACTCGTCATCGGCGGGACGCGCTTTATCGGCCGCCATCTCGTCTCCGAACTCACGGCACACGACTACGACGTCACGATCTTCAACCGTGGCAACCACGACAATCCGTTCGCAGACGACGACCGGGTCACCCACCTCGAGGGAGACCGAACGAACGATTCGGCGCTCGAGGCCGCAGCGGCCGACGTCGACCCGGACGCCGTCTTCGATTGCGTGGCCTACTACCCGCGGGACGTCCGTGCAGCCACCGAGATCTTCGCCGACTGCGAGGCGTACGTCTACGTCTCGAGCGGCGCAGCCTACGGTCGCGAGGAGATCCCCAAACGCGAAGACGAAACGCCACTCGAGCCCTGCACCACAGACCAGGCAGTCGACGACTCGGCTGCCACCTACGGCAACCGCAAGGCGGAGGGCGATCGGGCGATATTCGCGGCTGCTGACCGCGGTGTCAACGCGATGGGCGTCCGGCCACCGATCGTCTACGGCCCACACGACTATACCGAACGCCTGGACTTCTGGATCGACCGCGTCAATCGCTTCGACCGCGTGATCGTCCCCGGCGACGGCACCAACATCTGGCACCGGGTCTACGTCGAAGACGTCGCCACGGCCCTCCGAACCGTCGCCGAACGCGGCGAACCCGGCGAGCTCTACAACGTCGGCGACCGACGGATCACCACGCTAGAAGAGATGGTCGAGTTGATCGCCGATAGCCTCGACACCGAAGTAGAGGTCGTCCACGCCGGGCCACGAGAACTCGAGGCCGGCGGCCTCTCGACTGACGACTACGTCCTCTACCGCGAGTATCCACACATCGTCTCGACGGCGAAACTCGCCGACCTGGGCTGGGAGTCGACGCCGCTCGAGGACGCGATGACGAAAACGGTCGACGAGCACCTCGAGAGCGACCGCGACGGGAACGAGTACGATCCCGGACGCGAGGCCGAAGAACGCGTGCTCGGTATCCTCGATACGCTTTAG
- a CDS encoding ATPase domain-containing protein, which produces MAYQQSTEQRSGQRRRCAYCGYSIPEEPHRSEAGREFCSRSCLEAFDEEESIPAEDAYERFETGVEPLDSLVPTGLPADAFLLLSGEEGTRRSELLTELVWRALERGEPAVVVAYVDPPTAVLERFFRQGWNVLPYLEDDRLRIVDCFTHRLEDRDEFVTTLNEWNRFLADAGDDAVIDVERPGDVRAVANALQRGLDDLEMTETGLVVLDSLDELDALVQDQLVHNFVKDVRASVCKARYVPIIAAATPADDDGRLVGDEPVYDGVVDLRLTDRLVPESRLKQLGIRKLVGTAYDPQWTAYEHAPGRGLLSFDPTTEAGSVYEQNVESRTL; this is translated from the coding sequence ATGGCGTACCAGCAGTCGACAGAGCAACGGAGTGGACAGCGACGACGGTGTGCGTACTGTGGCTACTCGATTCCGGAGGAGCCACACCGATCGGAAGCGGGACGGGAGTTCTGTTCGCGGTCCTGTCTCGAGGCGTTCGACGAGGAGGAGTCGATACCGGCCGAAGACGCGTACGAGCGGTTCGAGACGGGCGTCGAACCGCTCGACTCGCTCGTGCCGACCGGCCTGCCGGCAGACGCTTTCCTGTTGCTCTCGGGCGAGGAGGGGACCCGCCGATCGGAGCTGCTGACCGAACTCGTCTGGCGCGCGCTCGAGCGCGGCGAACCGGCCGTCGTCGTCGCGTACGTCGATCCGCCGACGGCAGTCCTCGAGCGCTTCTTCAGGCAGGGGTGGAACGTCCTGCCGTACCTCGAGGACGATCGGCTACGGATCGTCGACTGTTTCACCCATCGACTCGAGGACCGCGACGAGTTCGTCACGACGCTGAACGAGTGGAACCGGTTTCTCGCCGACGCCGGAGACGACGCGGTGATCGACGTCGAACGTCCGGGCGACGTCCGGGCGGTCGCGAACGCGCTACAGCGGGGGCTCGACGACCTCGAAATGACCGAGACGGGTCTGGTAGTTCTCGATTCGCTCGACGAACTCGACGCACTGGTCCAGGATCAGTTAGTTCACAACTTCGTTAAGGACGTCCGTGCGAGCGTCTGCAAGGCGCGATACGTTCCGATCATCGCTGCGGCGACGCCAGCGGACGACGACGGCCGTCTGGTCGGTGACGAGCCCGTCTACGACGGTGTCGTCGACCTGCGACTGACCGATCGTCTCGTCCCGGAGTCGCGGCTCAAACAGCTTGGTATCCGCAAACTCGTCGGCACGGCGTACGATCCCCAGTGGACCGCATACGAACACGCTCCTGGACGGGGATTGCTCTCGTTCGATCCCACGACCGAGGCCGGTAGTGTGTACGAGCAGAACGTCGAGAGCCGGACGCTCTAA
- a CDS encoding GIY-YIG nuclease family protein encodes MATGGTYVLEIDVSTTTRIQVGALGAIAFEAGTYAYVGSAFGPGGFARVDRHRELARGERDARHWHVDYLLGQPETSLEAVVTFPDADRECELAAALPGEPVAGFGASDCGCEAHLIAVPDDRDVLEWATAAGGTVDD; translated from the coding sequence ATGGCCACTGGTGGCACCTACGTCCTCGAGATCGACGTCTCGACGACGACCCGCATCCAGGTCGGCGCGCTCGGTGCGATCGCGTTCGAGGCGGGGACGTACGCCTACGTCGGGAGTGCGTTCGGCCCGGGCGGGTTCGCTCGCGTCGACCGCCACCGGGAGCTCGCCCGCGGCGAGCGCGACGCGCGCCACTGGCACGTCGACTACCTGCTCGGGCAGCCAGAGACGAGCCTCGAGGCCGTCGTCACCTTCCCCGACGCGGATCGCGAGTGTGAACTCGCGGCGGCGCTTCCCGGCGAGCCCGTCGCGGGTTTCGGCGCGTCCGACTGCGGGTGTGAGGCGCACCTGATCGCCGTCCCGGACGATCGGGACGTCCTCGAGTGGGCGACGGCGGCGGGCGGTACCGTCGACGACTGA